The Coffea arabica cultivar ET-39 chromosome 1e, Coffea Arabica ET-39 HiFi, whole genome shotgun sequence genome has a window encoding:
- the LOC113693142 gene encoding uncharacterized protein — translation MTKNQDETLRREIMELGSVVKTFTNKNEGMEQAIRSMEFRQDATEKLLKGIDQKYEGMMNMMAQLMSKVNDRGKEQEGSISSKEVTQSEGSKLGPQREVSGRREFRNVHKLPKMDLPVFDGDNPREWIRKANKYFKIHGVEDDMKSEVAELYFRDRADIWFHGVFHGREVIPWEELTTALCVRFGEGKPEEAIEEFNKLTQAGSVADYLEKFEMLKALVMPSLPHLSDSYYKACFMSGLKEEIVNMVKISKPESLAGAIEIAKLQEKNLKAIQKIHKPAPAGFHNQKGPLKALTHPKWNQDNSKHTPRTYNQNSLNQNQFKRISPEEFNLRREKGLCYKCAEPYTMGHVCKQSHIHYLMAEEEGTTGGNEEQGEEVYCDCINGELADEHIEVSVHALAGGAGHKTIKLKGLTKGRQVTALIDSGSTHCFIDEQLATELRLGTQGPSLLVNVANGEKVDSKGLDKPLQWEMQGHQFQDTFNTLQLGGCDMILGVDWLARHSPIEFDFKDLSMKIHQGKHEVVLRGEDNSVKIRGLKGNRLKRWLRKQAYGVVAQLAAVMEVDDPGQTPAEISQVLDQYKDVFEEPKGMPPTRSHDHQIILKEGARPFQVRPYSCPYVQKTEIEKLVKEMLEIGIIQPSSSPFASPLLLVKKKDGSWRFCVDYRQLNELTVKNKFPMPLIEELIE, via the coding sequence ATGACAAAAAATCAGGATGAAACTCTGAGAAGAGAGATAATGGAACTAGGCAGTGTGGTCAAAACCTTCACTAACAAAAATGAGGGGATGGAACAGGCCATCAGATCCATGGAATTCAGGCAAGATGCTACTGAAAAACTATTGAAGGGGATTGATCAGAAGTATGAAGGAATGATGAACATGATGGCTCAACTAATGTCCAAGGTGAATGATCGAGGCAAGGAGCAGGAAGGAAGCATCAGCTCTAAGGAGGTAACTCAATCAGAAGGATCTAAACTGGGTCCACAGAGAGAAGTGTCTGGGAGGAGAGAGTTCAGGAACGTCCACAAGTTACCTAAAATGGATCTACCAGTTTTCGATGGGGATAATCCTAGGGAGTGGATCAGGAAAGCCAACAAATACTTCAAAATACATGGAGTAGAAGATGATATGAAGTCTGAAGTGGCTGAACTTTACTTCAGGGATAGAGCAGACATCTGGTTTCATGGAGTCTTCCATGGGAGGGAGGTTATACCTTGGGAGGAGTTGACTACTGCTCTGTGTGTCAGATTTGGGGAAGGGAAACCTGAAGAAGCCATCGAGGAATTTAACAAGCTAACACAGGCTGGATCAGTAGCTGATTACCTGGAAAAATTCGAGATGCTAAAGGCCCTGGTAATGCCATCCCTACCACATTTATCTGATTCCTATTATAAAGCATGTTTTATGAGTGGATTGAAAGAGGAAATTGTCAATATGGTTAAGATATCTAAGCCTGAATCCCTGGCTGGTGCCATTGAGATAGCTAAACTGCAAGAGAAGAACCTTAAGGCCATACAGAAGATACACAAACCTGCTCCTGCCGGCTTCCATAACCAGAAGGGGCCATTGAAGGCACTTACTCACCCCAAATGGAACCAGGATAACTCCAAACACACTCCTAGAACTTATAACCAAAATTCCCTCAACCAGAATCAATTCAAAAGGATTTCTCCTGAAGAGTTTAACTTGAGAAGGGAGAAAGGATTGTGCTATAAATGTGCTGAGCCTTATACCATGGGACATGTATGCAAACAGTCCCATATTCATTACCTAATGGCTGAAGAAGAGGGGACTACAGGAGGGAATGAAGAGCAGGGGGAGGAGGTGTACTGTGACTGTATTAATGGAGAACTGGCTGATGAACATATAGAGGTGTCTGTGCATGCCTTGGCTGGAGGTGCAGGGCACAAGACCATAAAACTTAAAGGTCTGACCAAAGGGAGACAGGTCACTGCTCTAATAGACAGTGGCAGTACCCACTGCTTTATAGATGAACAACTGGCAACAGAACTGAGGCTTGGTACTCAGGGACCGAGCTTGTTGGTCAATGTGGCTAATGGAGAAAAAGTGGATTCGAAGGGATTGGATAAGCCCCTGCAGTGGGAAATGCAGGGACATCAGTTCCAGGATACCTTCAATACTCTTCAGTTGGGAGGCTGTGACATGATCCTAGGAGTAGACTGGTTGGCAAGGCATAGCCCCATTGAGTTCGATTTCAAGGACCTTAGTATGAAGATCCACCAAGGGAAACATGAGGTAGTACTAAGAGGAGAGGATAACAGTGTCAAAATAAGAGGACTCAAGGGGAACAGGTTGAAGAGGTGGCTGAGGAAGCAGGCTTATGGGGTGGTAGCACAACTGGCAGCAGTGATGGAGGTAGATGATCCAGGACAAACACCTGCTGAAATCAGTCAAGTTCTGGATCAGTACAAGGATGTTTTTGAGGAGCCTAAGGGGATGCCCCCTACCAGAAGCCATGACCACCAGATTATTCTGAAGGAAGGAGCCAGACCTTTTCAAGTGAGGCCATACAGTTGCCCCTACGTACAGAAGacagaaattgaaaaattagtGAAAGAGATGCTAGAAATAGGCATCATACAGCCTAGTAGCAGCCCCTTTGCTTCACCACTGTTGTTAGTCAAGAAGAAAGATGGATCATGGCGGTTCTGTGTGGACTACAGGCAACTGAATGAGCTGACAGTAAAGAACAAGTTCCCTATGCCTTTGATTGAAGAGCTGATAGAATAG